In Myxococcus stipitatus, the following are encoded in one genomic region:
- a CDS encoding methyl-accepting chemotaxis protein has product MQRLLRAVDGPRATREVSLHRRILNGYVVLGLLLTVWMFTSDVLFRELSPGPAVWKDVLRVGVAILITGVAAALLPSLLARVTRVKVLSRSAYEISQGDLSKPVAAEGGRMRDEIDELTGAIIRMQENLRELVGKIQETAKSVADTAIDLQRSAENVNGSTEEVGSSMNIIASGAESQSQLVSKASKVITEMASSIQRTTVSAEDAARTTAETSSAAEDGSKAARLAGDKVKKVFNRIESASQQVFAFGEKTQEISKIVDAITQVAQQTNLLALNATIEAARAGEYGRGFAVVADEVRKLAESAGRSAEQISKLARDISGQSTSVVSAMREGIAELAEGREDLTNIVRSMGAITDTIRKGSEKVHLISESAREQHKGSEEMVTAIEEIKLVARNNAASTEAIQSVIQEQTAAVSRMTSLASELTNLSVELQSVVRSFRLGP; this is encoded by the coding sequence GTGCAGCGGCTGCTGCGCGCGGTGGACGGTCCTCGCGCGACGCGTGAGGTCTCGCTCCACCGGCGGATTCTCAACGGCTACGTGGTCCTGGGGCTCCTGCTCACCGTCTGGATGTTCACCTCGGACGTGTTGTTCCGGGAGCTGAGCCCGGGCCCGGCGGTGTGGAAGGACGTGCTGCGCGTGGGCGTGGCCATCCTCATCACCGGCGTGGCGGCGGCGCTCTTGCCCTCGCTGCTCGCGCGAGTGACTCGCGTGAAGGTGCTCAGCCGCTCCGCGTACGAGATTTCGCAGGGTGACTTGTCCAAGCCCGTGGCCGCCGAGGGTGGCCGGATGCGGGATGAAATCGACGAGCTGACGGGCGCCATCATCCGCATGCAGGAGAACCTGCGCGAGCTGGTGGGCAAGATTCAGGAGACGGCGAAGAGCGTGGCCGACACGGCCATCGACCTGCAGCGCTCCGCGGAGAACGTCAACGGCTCCACGGAGGAAGTGGGCTCGTCGATGAACATCATCGCGAGCGGCGCGGAGTCGCAGTCGCAGCTGGTCTCCAAGGCATCCAAGGTCATCACGGAGATGGCCAGCAGCATCCAGCGCACGACGGTGAGCGCGGAGGACGCGGCGCGCACCACGGCGGAGACGAGCAGCGCGGCGGAGGACGGCTCCAAGGCGGCGCGGCTCGCGGGCGACAAGGTGAAGAAGGTCTTCAACCGCATCGAGTCCGCCAGCCAGCAGGTGTTCGCGTTTGGAGAGAAGACGCAGGAGATCTCCAAGATCGTCGACGCGATTACACAGGTGGCGCAGCAGACGAACCTCTTGGCGCTCAACGCCACCATCGAGGCGGCGCGCGCGGGTGAGTACGGCCGTGGCTTCGCCGTCGTCGCGGACGAAGTGCGCAAGCTGGCGGAGAGCGCGGGCCGCTCCGCGGAGCAGATCTCCAAGCTGGCGCGCGACATCTCCGGCCAGTCCACCTCCGTGGTGAGCGCCATGCGCGAGGGCATCGCCGAGCTGGCCGAGGGCCGCGAGGACCTGACCAACATCGTGCGCTCCATGGGCGCCATCACCGACACCATCCGCAAGGGCTCCGAGAAGGTGCACCTCATCTCCGAGAGCGCCCGCGAGCAGCACAAGGGCAGCGAGGAGATGGTGACGGCCATCGAGGAGATCAAGCTGGTGGCGCGCAACAACGCGGCCTCCACCGAGGCCATCCAGTCCGTCATCCAGGAGCAGACCGCCGCCGTGTCCCGGATGACGTCGCTGGCCAGCGAGCTGACCAACCTGTCCGTCGAGCTGCAGAGCGTGGTGCGCAGCTTCCGCCTGGGACCATGA
- a CDS encoding MmcQ/YjbR family DNA-binding protein, with protein MSATSNARLRAAEDRLREVMLSFPEVTEEFPWGHRTGKVRGKMFAILVLDERGLNVTTKLPESHEAALMFPFAEPTGYGLGKSGWVSARFAPGQDVPVELMAQWMRESFHAVAPKAVLKAVQMAPARSPQVKKSTLAKKSGQAAAPAKRQAAAKKVAGKQAPARKAAAKKKAPAKKGVPGVKRARTPRRARVQG; from the coding sequence ATGAGCGCGACCTCCAATGCCCGGCTGCGCGCCGCCGAGGACCGGCTGCGCGAGGTGATGTTGTCTTTCCCCGAGGTCACGGAGGAGTTTCCGTGGGGCCATCGCACCGGCAAGGTGCGGGGGAAGATGTTCGCCATCCTGGTGCTGGATGAGCGGGGGCTGAACGTCACCACCAAGCTGCCCGAATCCCATGAAGCCGCGCTGATGTTCCCCTTCGCCGAGCCCACCGGTTATGGCCTGGGCAAGAGCGGCTGGGTGTCCGCGCGCTTCGCCCCGGGTCAGGATGTTCCCGTGGAGCTCATGGCCCAGTGGATGCGCGAGAGCTTCCACGCCGTGGCGCCCAAGGCCGTGCTCAAGGCGGTCCAGATGGCCCCAGCGCGTTCGCCCCAGGTGAAGAAGTCCACCCTGGCGAAGAAGAGCGGGCAGGCGGCGGCTCCCGCGAAGAGGCAGGCTGCGGCGAAGAAGGTGGCCGGGAAGCAGGCTCCGGCCCGGAAGGCCGCGGCGAAGAAGAAGGCTCCGGCGAAGAAAGGGGTGCCTGGGGTGAAGCGGGCCCGCACGCCGCGGCGCGCCAGGGTGCAAGGCTAG
- a CDS encoding chemotaxis protein CheW, translating to MRHVIFRVEKERYGLPLSAVREVVVPPERFTRVPRAPAAITGVMNLRGRVVTVVELRQLLGLPDGATPSSRVVLLDRGRRDLGLLVTDVDGIEAVERVSTAPGKLTPAIRGVARLGGLGVTVLDPEGLDAAVVALFTHSK from the coding sequence GTGCGGCACGTCATCTTCCGGGTGGAGAAAGAGCGCTACGGGTTGCCGCTATCCGCGGTGCGGGAGGTCGTCGTGCCTCCCGAGCGGTTCACCCGGGTTCCGCGCGCGCCCGCTGCGATTACCGGGGTGATGAACCTGCGGGGGCGGGTGGTGACGGTGGTGGAGTTGCGGCAGTTGTTGGGGTTGCCGGACGGTGCCACCCCTTCGTCCCGCGTGGTTCTTCTGGACCGGGGCCGGAGGGATCTGGGACTGTTGGTGACGGACGTGGATGGAATCGAAGCGGTGGAGCGGGTGAGTACGGCGCCAGGGAAGCTGACGCCGGCCATCCGAGGCGTTGCACGGTTGGGTGGGTTGGGAGTGACGGTGCTGGACCCGGAGGGCCTGGACGCCGCGGTGGTTGCCTTGTTCACCCATTCCAAGTGA
- a CDS encoding response regulator, giving the protein MAKRVLVVDDAIFMRNMIKDIFASGGFEVVGEAANGLEAVEKYKELKPDLTTMDIVMPFKSGIEATREIIKHDSSAVVIMCSALGQESLVMEAIEAGASDFIVKPFRAEDVLAVVKKVLGEA; this is encoded by the coding sequence ATGGCTAAGCGGGTCCTGGTCGTCGACGATGCCATCTTCATGCGCAACATGATCAAGGACATCTTCGCGTCTGGAGGGTTCGAGGTCGTCGGTGAAGCGGCCAATGGCCTGGAGGCGGTGGAGAAGTACAAGGAGCTCAAGCCCGACCTCACGACGATGGACATCGTGATGCCGTTCAAGAGCGGCATCGAGGCGACGCGGGAGATCATCAAGCACGACAGCAGCGCGGTGGTCATCATGTGCTCCGCGCTGGGGCAGGAGAGCCTGGTGATGGAGGCCATCGAGGCGGGCGCCTCGGACTTCATCGTCAAGCCGTTCCGCGCCGAGGACGTGTTGGCGGTGGTGAAGAAGGTCCTGGGAGAGGCGTGA
- a CDS encoding chemotaxis protein CheA, protein MTMDMSRYLGLFISEATEHLESLGRDLVQLEREGSSSAVDSMFRHAHSVKGMASSMGFESIAILAHRVEDLVDAVRQDRGRLDRDLVDLLLSASDTLLAQVRAVAEGRQPDDAALLLTQLGQRVTLMTGHAPTATRVAKVTVLKSEGSDGSDGSSGTSGGGDPSGSSGGAGPGTTGSSGGAGPGTTGSSGGGAGSGSTGTSSGGEASGSTGSSSGGTPSGPTGGGAGSAASSEPSGSATSTAAGSSGGSAATSVPPRMTTAEGGVRGVLGIGAPPASPSNGNVSTGTPPAIAEASSNDLGAALKSASGGALPGERAEEGRGSTQRWAVRLRISPTCQVPGVRAFLVHKRLTNLGTLVDLRPALEELKAGRIPDGYIQAELETSVGEAGIHASLKNVAEVDVVSVKPAVAAPVPAVVPSATGEGGRATGDSSSRTVRVRTELLDYFLDTVGELMLATARLREVGKVLPETVRPALEEGVYRLHTLVKDLHDKVMTARMTPLSLITDRLPRAARDIARRKEREVDLVITGAEIELDRAILDELSDPLLHLLRNCIDHGLESPDERVAAKKGPRGRVLVAVKRARDRVIIELEDDGRGMNATKLKTAAISRGLLTPELAARMTDREAFMLSCLPGVSTAKDVTDISGRGVGMDAVKRVVESVGGTLEIDSEPGRGTRFTLRLPLTVAVVHLLLVEVGEEVFGLPIAKVVGATEADSEALSRSRETALLPHGSSLLPVHALDTLVGVPAPGLRGVRPFVVMEGDSGRVALGVDRLLGQEEVVLKPLSRPLDLLPGLSGVTILGSGRPVFILDVPRLLSA, encoded by the coding sequence ATGACGATGGACATGTCCCGTTACCTGGGCCTCTTCATTTCAGAGGCCACCGAGCACTTGGAGTCGCTCGGACGGGACCTGGTGCAACTGGAGCGGGAAGGCTCCTCGAGCGCGGTGGACTCGATGTTCCGCCATGCCCACTCGGTGAAGGGCATGGCGTCGTCGATGGGCTTCGAGTCCATCGCCATCCTCGCGCACCGGGTGGAAGACCTGGTCGATGCCGTGCGGCAGGACCGGGGCCGGTTGGACCGGGACCTGGTGGACCTGCTGCTGAGCGCCTCGGACACGCTGCTGGCGCAGGTGCGCGCCGTGGCCGAGGGACGCCAGCCCGACGACGCGGCGCTGCTCCTGACGCAGCTGGGCCAGCGCGTCACCTTGATGACGGGCCACGCGCCGACCGCGACCCGCGTCGCCAAGGTGACCGTGCTCAAGTCCGAGGGTTCCGACGGGAGCGATGGCTCCTCGGGAACGTCGGGCGGTGGCGATCCTTCAGGTTCGTCGGGCGGAGCGGGTCCGGGCACCACGGGTTCGTCGGGCGGAGCGGGTCCGGGCACCACGGGTTCGTCGGGTGGCGGCGCAGGATCGGGCTCCACGGGGACCTCGAGTGGTGGTGAGGCATCAGGCTCCACGGGTTCATCGAGCGGTGGCACTCCGTCAGGACCGACGGGAGGCGGAGCAGGCTCCGCTGCCTCGAGTGAGCCGAGCGGTAGCGCGACCTCCACGGCAGCCGGAAGCTCCGGTGGAAGCGCGGCGACCTCCGTCCCGCCCCGGATGACCACGGCGGAAGGCGGCGTGCGAGGCGTACTGGGCATCGGCGCGCCGCCCGCTTCCCCCTCCAACGGCAACGTCTCCACGGGAACGCCTCCCGCAATCGCGGAGGCCTCATCGAACGATCTCGGCGCGGCGCTCAAGTCGGCCTCGGGTGGCGCGCTCCCCGGGGAACGTGCCGAGGAGGGACGCGGCTCCACTCAGCGCTGGGCGGTGCGCCTGCGAATCTCCCCCACGTGCCAGGTGCCCGGCGTGCGCGCCTTCCTGGTGCACAAGCGCCTCACCAACCTGGGCACGCTGGTGGACCTGCGGCCCGCGCTGGAGGAGCTGAAGGCGGGCCGCATCCCGGACGGCTACATCCAGGCGGAGCTGGAGACGTCCGTGGGCGAGGCGGGCATCCACGCGTCGCTGAAGAACGTGGCGGAGGTCGATGTCGTCTCCGTGAAGCCCGCGGTGGCCGCTCCGGTCCCCGCCGTTGTCCCCTCCGCGACGGGGGAGGGGGGCCGCGCGACGGGAGACTCCTCCTCGCGCACGGTCCGCGTGCGCACGGAGCTGCTGGACTACTTCCTCGACACGGTGGGCGAGCTGATGCTCGCCACGGCGCGCCTGCGTGAAGTGGGCAAGGTGCTGCCGGAGACCGTGCGCCCCGCGCTGGAGGAGGGGGTCTACCGGCTGCATACGCTGGTGAAGGACCTGCACGACAAGGTGATGACCGCGCGCATGACGCCGCTGTCGCTCATCACCGACCGCCTGCCACGCGCGGCCCGGGACATCGCCCGGCGCAAGGAGCGCGAGGTCGACCTGGTCATCACGGGCGCGGAAATCGAGCTCGACCGCGCCATCCTCGACGAGCTGTCCGACCCGCTGCTGCACCTGCTGCGCAACTGCATCGACCACGGCCTGGAGTCCCCCGACGAGCGCGTCGCCGCGAAGAAGGGCCCGCGCGGGCGCGTGCTCGTGGCCGTCAAGCGCGCCAGGGACCGCGTCATCATCGAACTGGAAGACGACGGCCGGGGCATGAACGCCACGAAGCTGAAGACCGCGGCGATATCGCGCGGACTTCTGACGCCGGAGCTCGCCGCGCGCATGACGGACCGCGAGGCCTTCATGCTCTCGTGCCTGCCGGGCGTGTCCACGGCGAAGGACGTGACGGATATCTCCGGCCGCGGCGTGGGCATGGACGCCGTCAAGCGCGTGGTGGAGAGCGTGGGTGGCACGCTCGAAATCGACAGCGAGCCGGGCCGAGGCACCCGCTTCACCCTGCGGCTCCCGCTGACGGTGGCCGTGGTGCACCTGCTGCTGGTGGAGGTGGGCGAGGAGGTCTTCGGCCTGCCCATCGCCAAGGTGGTGGGCGCCACGGAAGCGGACAGCGAGGCGCTCAGCCGCAGCCGCGAGACGGCGCTGTTGCCCCACGGCAGCTCGCTGTTGCCCGTGCATGCGTTGGACACGCTCGTCGGGGTGCCGGCGCCGGGGCTGCGGGGTGTGCGTCCCTTCGTGGTGATGGAGGGTGACTCCGGACGGGTGGCGTTGGGTGTGGACCGGCTGCTCGGGCAGGAGGAAGTGGTGCTCAAGCCGCTGTCGCGGCCGCTGGATTTGCTGCCGGGGCTCTCCGGAGTGACCATCCTGGGTAGCGGCCGTCCGGTCTTCATCCTGGATGTGCCGAGGTTACTGTCCGCGTGA
- a CDS encoding chemotaxis protein CheC, whose translation MSLSLPSDAQLDALREVANIGCGHAANALSRLMGGRQVDLSVPRVLLAGPEDAAGMLGGDAPAVAAWLSITGALRGVMMLGLSQADGQALETLLLGGQPAGQEERDSAVSEAANIVASACLSAIGKLTSWRLMPSVPTLRRGIARVLVDAAVSQVEGDASPVVVLEARFMAASTPPVSGQLLLVLERESSRALLARLGV comes from the coding sequence GTGAGCCTCTCCCTTCCCAGCGACGCGCAGCTCGATGCCCTGCGCGAAGTGGCCAACATCGGCTGTGGCCATGCCGCCAACGCGCTCTCCCGGTTGATGGGAGGGCGTCAGGTGGACCTGTCCGTTCCCCGGGTGCTGCTCGCGGGGCCGGAGGACGCGGCGGGGATGCTGGGCGGTGACGCCCCCGCCGTGGCGGCCTGGCTCTCCATCACCGGGGCCCTGCGTGGGGTGATGATGCTCGGGCTGTCCCAGGCGGATGGACAGGCCTTGGAGACCTTGCTGCTGGGCGGGCAGCCGGCCGGGCAGGAGGAGCGCGACAGCGCGGTGTCGGAGGCCGCCAACATCGTCGCGAGCGCCTGTCTGTCCGCCATCGGCAAGCTGACGTCGTGGCGGCTGATGCCGTCGGTGCCCACGCTGCGGCGGGGAATCGCGCGGGTGCTGGTGGACGCGGCGGTGTCCCAGGTGGAGGGTGACGCGAGCCCCGTGGTGGTGCTGGAGGCGCGCTTCATGGCGGCGTCGACGCCCCCGGTGAGCGGGCAGCTTCTGTTGGTGCTGGAGCGGGAGAGCTCGCGAGCGCTGCTGGCGCGGCTGGGCGTGTAG
- the larB gene encoding nickel pincer cofactor biosynthesis protein LarB, translating into MDEKSLKQLLGSVKSGRVSVDDAVGKLKDLPFAELGYATLDTHRNLRFGFPEVVLGGPKTVEQLLGIVGALVERKQTVLVTRLQQEKAEALLEQFPKGQYHPVARIFHIKQGKVRAGRVAVVTAGTSDIPVAEEAAVTAEAMGAEVRRVYDVGVAGIHRLLRRREEIQECHVAVVVAGMEGALASALGGLVGIPVVAVPTSVGYGANFQGLSALLAMVNSCASNVATMNIDNGFGGGFYAALVSRTKGRR; encoded by the coding sequence ATGGACGAGAAGTCGCTGAAGCAGCTCCTGGGGAGTGTGAAGTCGGGCCGCGTCTCGGTGGATGACGCCGTGGGCAAGCTCAAGGACCTGCCGTTCGCGGAGCTGGGCTACGCGACGCTCGATACCCACCGCAACCTGCGCTTCGGGTTCCCCGAGGTGGTGCTGGGTGGGCCCAAGACAGTGGAGCAGCTGCTGGGCATCGTCGGTGCGTTGGTGGAGCGCAAGCAGACGGTGCTGGTGACGCGGTTGCAGCAGGAGAAGGCGGAGGCGCTGCTCGAGCAGTTCCCCAAGGGCCAGTACCACCCGGTGGCGCGCATCTTCCACATCAAGCAGGGCAAGGTGCGCGCGGGCCGCGTGGCCGTCGTCACGGCGGGCACCAGTGATATCCCCGTGGCGGAGGAGGCCGCGGTGACGGCCGAGGCGATGGGCGCGGAGGTGCGGCGCGTCTATGACGTGGGCGTGGCGGGCATCCACCGGCTCTTGCGGCGCCGGGAGGAGATCCAGGAGTGCCATGTCGCCGTGGTGGTGGCGGGCATGGAGGGCGCGTTGGCGAGCGCGCTCGGCGGTCTGGTGGGAATCCCCGTGGTCGCGGTGCCCACGTCGGTGGGCTACGGCGCCAACTTCCAGGGCCTCTCCGCGCTGTTGGCGATGGTGAACTCCTGCGCCTCCAACGTGGCGACGATGAACATCGACAATGGCTTTGGAGGGGGCTTCTACGCGGCCCTCGTCTCGCGCACGAAGGGACGGCGGTGA
- the larC gene encoding nickel pincer cofactor biosynthesis protein LarC — MRRILYLEPVGGIAGDMFLAAGIDLGLAPEAIEAALRGLNVPGWKLAVSRAVRHAISGTHLDVVLDVREAHPHRAYADIRRLIDSATTLPARAKERALAVFRAIGEAEAKVHGVSIDDIHFHEVGAVDSIVDICGAAVVLELLGDPEVHAAPPPLGSGTIRVAHGAMPIPVPATLELLRDVPVRFEGVGELTTPTGAALLKVLTKIGHPPDFIVEKVGYGVGTKDFRDRPNVLRASLGRMDASRSEGLWVVEANLDDATPQLLGHLVERMLSVGALDAWVTPVVMKKSRPGHLLGVLSEGGLRDTVVDTLLRESTSLGVRYHRVERQALERDWVEVETPWGRVRVKRGLRNGAVLNAHPEFEDCRRVAEAAQVPVKQVVAAALVALGLPG; from the coding sequence ATGCGACGCATACTCTATCTGGAGCCGGTGGGTGGCATCGCTGGGGACATGTTCCTGGCGGCGGGCATCGACCTGGGGCTCGCGCCGGAGGCGATTGAAGCGGCGCTGCGAGGCTTGAACGTACCGGGTTGGAAGCTGGCGGTGAGCCGCGCGGTGCGCCACGCCATCAGCGGTACGCACCTGGACGTGGTGCTGGACGTGCGCGAGGCGCATCCGCACCGGGCCTACGCGGACATCCGCCGCCTCATCGACTCGGCGACCACGCTGCCCGCTCGCGCGAAGGAGCGGGCGTTGGCGGTGTTCCGCGCCATCGGCGAGGCCGAGGCGAAGGTGCACGGCGTGTCCATCGACGACATCCACTTCCATGAAGTGGGCGCGGTGGACTCCATCGTCGACATCTGCGGCGCGGCGGTGGTGTTGGAGTTGTTGGGGGACCCGGAGGTCCACGCGGCGCCGCCGCCCCTGGGGAGTGGCACGATTCGCGTGGCCCATGGCGCCATGCCCATTCCGGTGCCGGCCACGCTGGAGCTCTTGCGTGATGTGCCCGTGCGCTTCGAGGGCGTGGGTGAGCTGACGACGCCCACCGGCGCGGCGCTGCTCAAGGTGCTCACGAAGATTGGCCACCCGCCAGACTTCATCGTGGAGAAGGTGGGCTACGGCGTGGGCACGAAGGACTTCCGGGACCGGCCCAACGTGCTGCGTGCGTCGCTGGGGCGCATGGATGCGTCGCGCTCAGAGGGGTTGTGGGTGGTGGAGGCCAACCTGGACGACGCCACGCCGCAACTGCTCGGGCACCTGGTGGAGCGGATGTTGAGCGTGGGCGCGCTGGACGCGTGGGTGACGCCGGTGGTGATGAAGAAGAGCCGCCCCGGGCATCTCTTGGGCGTGCTGTCGGAGGGCGGGCTGCGCGACACGGTGGTGGATACGCTGCTGCGCGAGTCCACCTCGCTGGGTGTGCGCTACCACCGCGTGGAGCGGCAGGCGCTGGAGCGCGACTGGGTGGAGGTGGAGACGCCGTGGGGCCGGGTGCGCGTGAAGCGTGGCCTGCGCAACGGCGCGGTCCTCAACGCGCATCCCGAGTTCGAGGATTGCCGCCGCGTCGCCGAGGCCGCGCAGGTTCCGGTGAAGCAGGTGGTGGCCGCGGCCCTGGTGGCGCTCGGCCTGCCAGGCTGA
- a CDS encoding AAA family ATPase, translated as MSLSSPGSARVTSPTEPWLEELDLLVRARYPLLYLVSWEEQRVDAILGELARAHGKALFTWSVTRGLRGVGNARTGVNPEDTRNPIDAIAAIEKLGEPALVVLKDFHPFLEEKGVVRALRELTHFLKSTFTTVILLSPSLLIPVELEKEVSVIDVPMPGYNDLLRLLKEIVAVVRRTNKATIELSRDHADQLIKAALGLTMSEAENAFAKAIASDGKLGPEDIKRIQDEKRQVIRKSGLLEYYPPDETLGNVGGLENLKGWLSQRTAAFGERARQFGLPEPRGLLLLGVQGCGKSLTAKAVSAHWNLPLLRLDMGRIFSGLIGSSEENLRKAIRVAESVSPVVLWVDEIEKGLSGVASSGSADSGVSARVFGTLLTWLQEKTAPVFVVATANRIDGLPPEVLRKGRFDEIFFIDLPAQAEREDIFSIHLRKRKREPSRFSVPELAALSEGFSGAEIEQVVVAGLYEAFAENTELEQQHLVRTLRDTFPLSVTMRDEIGRLRDWARGRTRPASSRESAPEKPA; from the coding sequence ATGTCGCTTTCGTCCCCCGGCAGCGCCCGAGTCACCTCCCCCACCGAGCCGTGGCTCGAGGAACTGGACCTCCTCGTTCGCGCCCGCTACCCGCTGCTCTACCTGGTGTCCTGGGAGGAGCAGCGCGTGGACGCCATCCTCGGGGAGCTGGCGCGCGCACATGGCAAGGCCCTCTTCACCTGGTCCGTCACCCGAGGCCTGCGCGGCGTGGGCAACGCACGCACCGGGGTGAACCCCGAGGACACTCGAAACCCCATCGACGCCATCGCGGCCATCGAGAAGCTGGGCGAGCCCGCGCTGGTGGTGCTGAAGGACTTCCATCCCTTCCTGGAAGAGAAGGGCGTGGTGCGTGCCCTGCGGGAGCTGACGCACTTCCTCAAGAGCACCTTCACCACCGTCATCCTCCTGTCCCCGTCACTGCTCATCCCCGTGGAGCTGGAGAAGGAGGTCTCCGTCATCGACGTACCCATGCCCGGGTACAACGACCTCTTGAGGCTCTTGAAGGAAATCGTCGCGGTGGTGCGCCGGACGAACAAGGCGACCATCGAGCTGTCGAGAGACCACGCCGACCAGCTCATCAAGGCCGCGCTCGGGCTGACGATGTCGGAGGCGGAGAACGCCTTCGCCAAGGCGATTGCCTCCGACGGCAAGCTGGGCCCCGAGGACATCAAGCGCATCCAGGACGAGAAGCGGCAAGTGATTCGCAAGAGCGGCCTGCTCGAGTACTACCCGCCCGATGAGACGCTCGGCAACGTGGGGGGACTGGAGAACCTCAAGGGCTGGCTGAGCCAGCGCACCGCGGCCTTTGGAGAGCGGGCGCGTCAGTTCGGGTTGCCGGAGCCTCGCGGGTTGCTGCTGCTGGGGGTTCAAGGCTGCGGCAAGAGCCTCACCGCGAAGGCCGTCTCCGCGCACTGGAACCTGCCGCTCTTGCGCCTGGACATGGGCCGCATCTTCAGCGGGCTGATTGGCTCCTCGGAGGAGAACCTTCGCAAGGCCATCCGCGTGGCGGAGAGCGTGTCGCCCGTGGTGCTGTGGGTGGACGAAATCGAGAAGGGACTGTCGGGCGTGGCCTCCTCCGGCTCGGCGGACAGCGGGGTGTCCGCGCGGGTCTTCGGCACGCTGCTCACGTGGCTTCAGGAGAAGACAGCGCCGGTGTTCGTGGTGGCCACGGCCAACCGCATCGACGGGCTTCCTCCCGAGGTGCTGCGCAAAGGGCGCTTCGACGAAATCTTCTTCATCGACCTGCCCGCCCAGGCAGAGCGCGAGGACATCTTCAGCATCCATCTCCGCAAGCGGAAGCGTGAGCCCTCGCGCTTCTCGGTGCCGGAGCTGGCCGCGCTCTCCGAGGGCTTCAGCGGCGCCGAAATCGAGCAGGTGGTGGTGGCGGGATTGTACGAAGCCTTCGCGGAGAACACCGAGCTGGAGCAGCAGCATCTGGTGCGGACCCTGCGCGACACCTTCCCGTTGTCGGTGACGATGCGCGACGAGATTGGCCGGCTGCGAGACTGGGCACGAGGCCGCACCCGGCCCGCCTCGTCCCGGGAGAGCGCTCCGGAGAAGCCCGCATGA